The following are encoded in a window of Candidatus Nanopelagicales bacterium genomic DNA:
- a CDS encoding ATP-binding cassette domain-containing protein: MTDDAVVAEGLVKEFGSVKALNGIDLTVKRGQVVGLLGPNGAGKTTAVRILSTLLTPTAGRAMVAGFDVVKNPEEVRRSIGLTGQYAAVNEYLTGRENLIMFGALYHLPSAYVKKRATELLEWFDLTDAANRPAKTYSGGMRRRLDLASSLIAQPSILFLDEPTTGLDPRSRLGMWDVINGLVADGTTVLLTTQYLEEADQLADEIVVIDHGQVIAQGTAESLKDQIGGDRIEISIVDPARVSDAVAAIRSVSSGEPLVEELKISAPVSGGSTVLVNAIRALDVQGVEVGDILLRRPTLDDVFLSVTGHGAEEPTPSTDEPKRGRGRK; this comes from the coding sequence ATGACTGATGACGCCGTCGTAGCCGAGGGACTCGTCAAAGAGTTCGGTTCGGTCAAGGCCCTCAATGGGATCGATCTCACGGTGAAGCGAGGCCAAGTTGTTGGCCTCCTTGGGCCAAATGGCGCCGGTAAAACCACCGCCGTTCGCATCCTTTCCACCTTGCTCACTCCAACAGCTGGCCGGGCCATGGTCGCCGGATTCGACGTGGTGAAAAACCCTGAAGAGGTGCGCCGCTCGATTGGTCTCACCGGGCAGTACGCAGCTGTGAACGAGTACCTCACTGGTCGCGAAAACTTGATCATGTTCGGTGCGCTCTATCACTTGCCTTCTGCGTATGTGAAAAAGCGCGCAACGGAACTCTTGGAATGGTTCGACCTAACCGACGCGGCTAACCGACCAGCAAAAACCTATTCAGGTGGCATGCGCCGTCGCCTTGATCTGGCATCGAGCTTGATTGCGCAACCATCAATTCTGTTTCTTGACGAACCAACGACAGGCCTTGATCCACGTTCACGCCTTGGCATGTGGGATGTCATCAATGGTCTTGTTGCAGATGGCACCACGGTGTTACTCACTACTCAATATCTCGAAGAAGCCGACCAACTTGCTGACGAGATTGTCGTGATCGATCACGGTCAGGTCATTGCCCAAGGAACAGCGGAATCACTCAAGGATCAAATCGGTGGTGATCGCATTGAGATTTCCATTGTTGATCCTGCTCGCGTCTCCGATGCTGTCGCAGCGATTCGCTCAGTAAGTAGCGGTGAGCCACTTGTTGAAGAACTCAAAATCTCAGCGCCTGTGTCAGGCGGATCCACGGTGTTAGTCAATGCGATTCGCGCGCTCGACGTGCAAGGAGTTGAAGTGGGCGACATCTTGTTACGCCGACCAACCCTTGACGATGTCTTCTTGTCGGTCACTGGCCATGGTGCCGAAGAGCCCACTCCCTCAACTGATGAACCTAAGCGCGGAAGGGGTCGTAAATGA
- a CDS encoding ABC transporter permease codes for MTTSIPTRKRPLLGWNISDGAVVSRFSLVQTLRVPELMFFSLVQPVMFVLLFAYVFGGAIPIAGAGATPDDAADIYRNYLMPGIFGQTVAFAAAATTVGMAESMSTGLIDRFRSLPMASGAVLIGRTFADAARQILVLLVLSITGLLVGWRITGGFWNAVGAYALLLLFAYAVSWVGAYIGLSMRSVETASTAGLIWLFPLTFLSNAFVPISSMPTWLQTIAAYNPISTLVLATRELFGNPTGIQPDYWPMNNPVLYTIGSCLLVVAIFATISIRKYKRTTAK; via the coding sequence ATGACCACCTCAATTCCTACACGTAAGCGCCCACTGCTTGGTTGGAATATTTCCGATGGCGCTGTTGTCTCGCGCTTTAGTTTGGTACAGACCCTGCGCGTACCAGAACTCATGTTCTTCTCACTCGTGCAGCCTGTGATGTTTGTGCTGCTCTTCGCTTACGTATTCGGTGGAGCAATCCCGATTGCTGGCGCAGGTGCAACACCTGATGACGCCGCAGATATTTATCGCAACTACTTAATGCCAGGCATCTTTGGTCAAACCGTTGCCTTTGCCGCAGCAGCCACCACTGTAGGCATGGCTGAATCAATGTCCACCGGCTTGATCGATCGCTTCCGCTCACTGCCGATGGCATCGGGCGCAGTGCTCATCGGCCGCACCTTTGCTGATGCTGCTCGCCAAATTCTCGTGCTGCTTGTGCTCTCGATCACGGGGCTACTCGTTGGATGGCGAATCACCGGTGGATTCTGGAATGCAGTTGGCGCTTACGCCCTACTGCTGCTTTTCGCCTACGCAGTGTCATGGGTTGGCGCCTACATCGGCTTATCCATGCGTTCGGTTGAAACAGCCAGCACCGCTGGCTTGATTTGGTTGTTTCCGCTGACTTTCTTATCGAATGCATTCGTGCCGATCAGCTCAATGCCTACTTGGCTACAAACGATTGCTGCCTACAACCCAATTTCAACTTTGGTGTTGGCCACGCGTGAACTCTTTGGCAACCCCACAGGCATTCAGCCAGATTACTGGCCGATGAATAATCCCGTGCTCTACACAATCGGATCATGCTTGTTGGTCGTCGCTATCTTTGCGACGATTTCAATTCGCAAGTACAAGAGGACAACAGCAAAGTAG
- a CDS encoding helix-turn-helix transcriptional regulator, protein MASFPPTPLPVVAAQRQLGEHFNTWRRLRRLTRDEVAQRAAISVATIARLENGHGASLENTLRIARALGVTELLVNALDPYNTDIGRLRADEELPVRIRHGKSS, encoded by the coding sequence ATGGCGAGTTTTCCTCCAACCCCGCTGCCTGTTGTTGCTGCCCAACGGCAGTTGGGTGAACATTTCAACACTTGGCGGCGTCTGCGCAGGCTCACTCGTGATGAGGTAGCGCAGCGAGCCGCGATCAGTGTTGCCACTATTGCGCGCCTAGAAAATGGGCACGGGGCTTCCCTTGAAAATACCTTGAGAATTGCTCGAGCACTTGGAGTCACAGAACTCCTGGTGAATGCTCTCGATCCGTACAACACTGACATCGGGCGCCTGCGGGCTGACGAAGAATTACCCGTGCGCATTCGTCATGGTAAATCGTCATGA
- the sucD gene encoding succinate--CoA ligase subunit alpha, which yields MAIWLNADSKILVQGMTGSEGTKHTRRMVASGAKVVAGVTPGKAGQDLDGIPIFNNVQDAMAATGANVSVVFVPPKFCKGAVVEAVDAKMPLVVVITEGVPVHDTAAFFQYAQNAGTTRIIGPNCPGIITPGVSNAGIIPADIAKSGRIGLVSKSGTLTYQMMYELRDIGFSTCVGIGGDPIIGTTHIDALQAFQDDPDTDAIVMIGEIGGDAEERAAAYIGKHITKPVVGYVAGFTAPEGKTMGHAGAIVSGSAGTAAAKQEALEAVGVKVGKTPSATALLMREIMTKG from the coding sequence ATGGCTATTTGGTTAAACGCAGACAGCAAGATTCTCGTTCAGGGTATGACCGGATCTGAAGGAACCAAGCACACACGTCGCATGGTTGCATCAGGCGCAAAGGTTGTCGCTGGCGTCACCCCAGGTAAGGCCGGTCAAGATCTTGACGGCATTCCTATTTTCAACAACGTTCAAGATGCGATGGCAGCAACTGGCGCAAACGTCAGTGTTGTGTTCGTGCCACCTAAGTTCTGCAAGGGTGCAGTTGTTGAAGCAGTGGACGCAAAGATGCCACTCGTTGTTGTGATCACTGAAGGCGTGCCAGTGCATGACACTGCAGCGTTCTTCCAGTACGCACAAAACGCAGGCACCACGCGCATCATCGGACCTAACTGCCCAGGCATCATCACTCCAGGTGTGTCCAACGCAGGCATCATTCCGGCAGATATCGCCAAGTCAGGCCGCATTGGTCTCGTCTCAAAGTCAGGCACCCTGACCTACCAGATGATGTACGAATTGCGTGACATCGGTTTCTCAACCTGTGTTGGTATCGGTGGCGACCCAATCATTGGCACCACGCATATCGATGCGCTTCAGGCATTCCAGGATGACCCTGACACCGATGCAATCGTGATGATCGGTGAAATCGGTGGCGATGCTGAAGAGCGCGCTGCTGCTTACATCGGCAAGCACATCACCAAGCCAGTTGTTGGCTATGTTGCAGGCTTCACTGCTCCAGAAGGCAAGACCATGGGCCACGCAGGTGCCATCGTGTCGGGCTCAGCTGGTACCGCAGCAGCCAAGCAAGAAGCACTTGAAGCAGTCGGTGTGAAGGTTGGTAAGACTCCTTCGGCTACCGCTCTGCTCATGCGCGAAATCATGACCAAGGGCTAG
- the pcrA gene encoding DNA helicase PcrA translates to MTSTVELLDGLNDAQRAAVEHRGGPLLIVAGAGSGKTRVLTRRIAHLLATGDARPGEILAITFTNKAAGEMKERVAELVGPSAKSMWVSTFHSACVRILRAESKRLGISSSFTIYDQQDALRLMTLVIRDLDLDPKKFTPRSFLAQVSNLKNELIDEETYATRASNQMEETLASAYRMYQERLRRASAFDFDDLIGSTVALLQLFPDVAEHYRRRFRQIMVDEYQDTNHAQYQLVKELVGHDTENLKAGELCVVGDADQSIYAFRGATIRNIEEFERDYPNAKTILLEQNYRSTQTILTAANAVISRNQSRRAKNLWTDAGDGERIVAYVADDEHDEASFIAGEIDLLTDHHGVKPSDVAVFYRTNAQSRSVEDVFIRVGMPYKVVGGVRFYERKEVKDAIAYLRALANPADDVSLRRILNVPKRGIGDRAEAMVEAFAQRERITFWEALERAQEAPGMASRSISSIAPFVEMMRSLRTLLESGSDAATILQAVFEQSGYVKELTQSSDPQDEGRLENLAELESVAQEFVDDNPEGTLVDLLERIALVADADQIPDGEGGVVTLMTLHTAKGLEFPVVFLTGMEDGVFPHMRSLGDNKELEEERRLAYVGITRARERLYLSRSMMRSAWGAPSYNPASRFLDEIPEESLNWRREEPVRQSFIPSTASRNSSALRLGDRVVNAGPVLNLSAGDRVTHSKFGLGTVVSTAGSGEKADATIDFGSAGVKRLLLRYAPVEKL, encoded by the coding sequence GTGACTTCAACAGTTGAACTTCTCGATGGCCTCAATGACGCACAACGAGCAGCTGTCGAACATCGCGGAGGCCCGCTACTGATCGTGGCAGGTGCCGGCTCAGGGAAAACTCGGGTACTGACCCGCCGCATTGCTCATCTTCTTGCTACGGGCGATGCTCGCCCGGGAGAAATCCTGGCGATCACCTTCACGAATAAAGCCGCTGGCGAGATGAAAGAACGCGTGGCCGAGCTCGTTGGCCCATCGGCGAAGTCCATGTGGGTGTCGACCTTCCACAGTGCTTGTGTTCGGATCCTGCGCGCTGAGTCCAAGCGACTTGGCATCTCAAGTAGCTTCACGATTTACGACCAACAAGATGCCTTGCGTTTGATGACATTGGTCATTCGCGATCTTGATCTGGATCCCAAGAAGTTCACGCCTCGTAGTTTCCTTGCGCAGGTATCAAACCTGAAGAACGAACTGATCGACGAAGAAACCTATGCAACGCGCGCAAGTAATCAAATGGAAGAAACGCTCGCGAGTGCCTACCGGATGTATCAGGAACGTTTGCGTCGTGCGAGTGCTTTTGATTTCGACGACTTGATTGGCAGCACTGTTGCGCTGCTGCAGTTGTTCCCGGACGTTGCCGAGCACTATCGCCGACGTTTCCGTCAGATCATGGTTGACGAGTACCAGGACACTAACCATGCCCAGTACCAGCTCGTAAAAGAGCTCGTTGGACATGACACTGAAAACCTCAAGGCTGGTGAGCTGTGTGTGGTGGGTGACGCAGATCAGTCGATTTACGCCTTCCGCGGAGCCACGATTCGCAACATCGAAGAATTCGAACGCGATTACCCGAATGCAAAAACAATTTTGCTCGAGCAAAATTACCGATCTACCCAAACGATCCTGACGGCTGCGAATGCGGTCATTTCGCGCAACCAGAGTCGTCGTGCCAAGAATCTGTGGACTGATGCTGGTGATGGGGAGCGCATCGTTGCTTATGTTGCCGACGATGAACATGATGAAGCGTCGTTCATTGCTGGCGAAATTGATTTGCTTACCGATCATCACGGAGTGAAGCCAAGTGATGTTGCGGTGTTCTATCGCACGAACGCCCAATCGCGTTCGGTTGAAGATGTGTTTATCCGTGTAGGCATGCCTTACAAGGTTGTCGGTGGGGTGCGCTTCTATGAGCGCAAGGAAGTCAAAGATGCCATCGCATATTTGCGTGCTCTTGCAAACCCTGCAGATGATGTTTCGTTACGCCGAATTTTGAATGTTCCCAAGCGAGGCATTGGCGATCGCGCTGAAGCAATGGTCGAAGCCTTTGCGCAAAGAGAACGCATCACCTTCTGGGAAGCACTTGAGCGGGCTCAAGAAGCGCCAGGTATGGCAAGTCGCTCGATTAGCAGCATTGCGCCATTTGTAGAAATGATGCGCAGCCTGCGCACACTTCTTGAATCAGGTTCTGATGCGGCAACAATTTTGCAGGCGGTATTCGAGCAATCGGGTTATGTCAAAGAGTTGACCCAGTCCAGTGATCCACAAGATGAGGGCCGCTTGGAGAACTTGGCTGAGCTTGAATCGGTGGCGCAGGAGTTTGTTGACGATAACCCTGAGGGAACACTCGTGGATCTCCTTGAACGCATTGCATTGGTAGCCGACGCTGACCAGATTCCTGACGGTGAAGGCGGTGTGGTCACCTTGATGACCCTTCACACCGCAAAGGGTCTTGAATTCCCCGTGGTGTTCTTGACGGGCATGGAAGATGGCGTCTTCCCGCATATGCGCTCATTGGGTGACAACAAGGAACTTGAAGAAGAGCGTCGTTTGGCCTACGTAGGTATAACTCGTGCACGCGAGCGGCTCTATCTCTCTCGTTCGATGATGCGTTCAGCTTGGGGTGCGCCCTCATACAACCCGGCATCACGCTTCCTAGATGAAATCCCTGAAGAGTCATTGAATTGGCGTCGTGAAGAGCCGGTGCGTCAGAGTTTCATTCCGTCTACGGCCTCACGCAACAGCAGTGCGCTTCGCCTCGGTGATCGCGTGGTCAATGCTGGCCCGGTGCTGAACCTTTCGGCAGGAGATCGCGTCACGCACAGCAAGTTCGGCTTGGGCACCGTGGTCAGTACTGCCGGCAGTGGGGAAAAGGCCGACGCAACCATCGACTTTGGGTCAGCAGGCGTCAAGCGTTTATTGCTGCGCTACGCACCTGTTGAAAAACTTTAA
- a CDS encoding HipA domain-containing protein, whose translation MNPIQVYTNLQSDEVHVGDLYMHRRGNRESATFSYSHRYLAHPLAYAIDPELALIQGSQQTRVGQSLFGAFSDSSPDRWGRTLINRRERMRAAQEHSAGRSVGEQEYLLGVRDDLRAGALRLKIVDGPFLAQDAIGVPDLIELPDLLALATLVERDDASLIEVERLVHVGSSLGGARPKAHVKTNRGHIAIAKFPSAASDTWNVMAWEKVAYELARNAGINVSDTTLIQIDGRSVLVIDRFDRGSNGDRVGYLSAMSLLEASDGQQRSYLEIAEVIETHSVQVNAELEELWRRIVFSIFISNTDDHLRNHGFLHVRGDTWRLSPAFDLNPNPATGLKFLSTSVDGSDGPATIDAAIKVAPYFRLNEDAALTVLSEVKEAASQWRNVAARIGLGSREIETMEPAFSQAQ comes from the coding sequence ATGAATCCAATTCAGGTGTACACGAACCTGCAAAGTGACGAGGTACATGTAGGGGACCTCTACATGCATCGCAGAGGGAATCGCGAGTCGGCAACCTTCAGCTATTCACATAGATATCTGGCGCATCCTCTGGCCTATGCCATTGATCCTGAATTAGCGCTTATCCAAGGAAGCCAGCAGACTCGAGTAGGGCAGTCGCTCTTTGGTGCCTTTTCTGACAGCTCACCGGATCGATGGGGTCGCACATTAATAAATCGCCGTGAGCGAATGCGAGCGGCGCAAGAACATTCGGCTGGGAGAAGTGTCGGTGAGCAGGAATATCTTCTCGGCGTTCGCGATGATCTGCGTGCTGGTGCGCTTCGCCTAAAAATAGTCGACGGTCCATTTTTAGCGCAAGACGCAATCGGGGTTCCTGATCTCATCGAGTTACCAGATCTTTTAGCGCTTGCAACGCTCGTTGAACGCGATGATGCATCCCTCATTGAGGTTGAGCGTTTAGTGCATGTAGGCAGTTCGCTTGGAGGAGCTCGACCCAAGGCTCACGTGAAAACAAATAGGGGGCACATCGCCATCGCAAAATTTCCAAGCGCTGCGAGTGACACCTGGAATGTGATGGCCTGGGAAAAAGTTGCGTACGAATTAGCTCGCAACGCGGGAATTAACGTTTCCGACACCACACTGATTCAAATTGATGGGCGATCTGTATTGGTGATAGATCGCTTTGACCGTGGCTCAAACGGTGATCGTGTGGGGTACTTAAGTGCGATGTCATTGCTTGAAGCAAGTGATGGTCAGCAACGGAGTTACCTTGAAATCGCTGAGGTGATTGAAACTCATTCTGTGCAGGTCAACGCCGAACTTGAGGAACTCTGGCGCCGCATCGTATTTTCAATTTTTATTTCCAACACTGATGATCACTTGAGAAACCACGGCTTTCTCCATGTGCGTGGCGATACTTGGAGGCTATCGCCTGCATTTGATTTGAACCCTAATCCAGCGACTGGTCTCAAATTCTTAAGTACCAGCGTTGATGGTTCGGATGGACCGGCGACGATTGACGCCGCAATCAAGGTGGCACCATATTTCCGACTCAATGAAGATGCCGCATTAACCGTGCTGTCTGAAGTAAAAGAAGCAGCTAGTCAATGGCGAAATGTCGCTGCTCGGATTGGTTTGGGTAGCAGGGAAATCGAAACGATGGAACCCGCATTCAGCCAGGCTCAGTAG
- the sucC gene encoding ADP-forming succinate--CoA ligase subunit beta: MDLYEYQAKQLFETHNVPTTPGAVASTPDEAQEIARKIGTQVVVKAQVKTGGRGKAGGVKLAENPEDAKEKATAILGMDIKGHTVHRVLVAQASDIAEEYYVSFLLDRTNRAFLAMASVEGGVEIEEVAANNPDALAMIRVDALEGVDEKKAREIAEAAKFDPKIIDQVVAILVKLWDTFVKEDATLVEVNPLVLSPAGQVLALDGKVTLDDSAAYRQPSHEAMIDREGTDPIELRAKEFDLNYVKLQGEVGIIGNGAGLVMSTLDVVAYAGEEFGGVRPANFLDIGGGASAEVMANGLDIILNDPEVESVFVNVFGGITSCDAVANGILQALDMLQAKGATLTKPIVARIDGNNAIEGRAILTNANHPLIEMVETMDDAARRAAELAAARKAGK, from the coding sequence GTGGACCTGTACGAGTACCAAGCAAAGCAGCTCTTTGAGACCCATAACGTTCCAACGACGCCTGGCGCAGTTGCCAGCACTCCGGACGAGGCTCAAGAGATCGCTCGCAAGATCGGCACCCAAGTTGTTGTTAAGGCCCAGGTGAAGACCGGCGGTCGTGGCAAGGCTGGCGGCGTCAAGCTTGCTGAGAACCCAGAAGACGCTAAGGAAAAGGCAACCGCCATCCTGGGCATGGACATCAAGGGCCACACCGTGCACCGCGTGCTCGTTGCTCAGGCCAGCGATATCGCTGAGGAGTACTACGTCTCCTTCCTTCTCGATCGCACCAACCGCGCATTCCTGGCAATGGCCAGTGTTGAAGGCGGCGTGGAGATTGAAGAAGTTGCTGCGAACAACCCAGATGCCCTCGCCATGATTCGCGTTGACGCTCTTGAAGGTGTCGATGAGAAGAAGGCACGCGAGATCGCAGAAGCCGCAAAGTTTGATCCAAAGATCATCGACCAGGTTGTTGCCATCCTCGTCAAGCTTTGGGATACCTTCGTTAAGGAAGACGCAACCCTCGTTGAAGTCAACCCACTCGTGTTGAGCCCAGCAGGCCAGGTTCTCGCGCTCGACGGCAAGGTCACACTTGACGACAGCGCTGCGTACCGCCAGCCATCACACGAAGCAATGATCGACCGCGAAGGCACCGATCCAATTGAACTTCGTGCCAAGGAATTCGATCTCAACTATGTGAAGCTTCAGGGCGAGGTTGGCATCATCGGTAACGGTGCTGGTCTTGTCATGAGCACGCTCGACGTTGTTGCCTACGCAGGCGAAGAATTCGGTGGCGTTCGCCCAGCGAACTTCCTCGATATCGGCGGCGGCGCAAGCGCTGAAGTGATGGCTAACGGTCTGGACATCATTCTTAATGACCCAGAAGTTGAGTCTGTTTTTGTGAACGTCTTCGGCGGCATCACTTCTTGTGATGCAGTTGCCAACGGCATCCTTCAGGCATTGGACATGTTGCAGGCAAAGGGCGCAACACTGACCAAGCCAATCGTCGCTCGTATTGATGGCAACAACGCTATTGAAGGCCGCGCCATCCTTACCAATGCGAACCACCCACTCATCGAAATGGTTGAAACCATGGACGATGCCGCGCGTCGCGCTGCTGAACTTGCAGCTGCTCGCAAGGCCGGAAAGTAG
- the heR gene encoding heliorhodopsin HeR, producing the protein MTISMEDALAVKNQMSKIVRLNLIAGVFHLVQMVLILVLATDFTLPVTASYMDGPPGTPLLAPVTVLDSRIAWGVALFFGLSALFHFLVISPMFIKRYAAGLVEKRNYFRWVEYSLSSSIMIVLIAQIVGITDAAALIAIFGVNASMILFGWLQEKYETPGSGGWMPFIFGCIAGSVPWIVIAFYTIAPGSTSANEIPGFVIGIIISLFLLFNVFAIVQFLQYKPVGKWSNYLKGEKAYIVLSLVAKSALAWQIFAGTLVPA; encoded by the coding sequence ATGACCATTTCCATGGAAGATGCCTTGGCAGTAAAAAATCAGATGTCCAAGATCGTGCGCTTGAACTTAATTGCAGGGGTGTTCCACCTGGTTCAAATGGTCCTCATCCTTGTGCTCGCAACAGACTTCACGTTGCCTGTCACAGCCTCATATATGGATGGTCCGCCGGGAACTCCACTGCTCGCCCCAGTCACCGTGCTTGATTCACGTATCGCATGGGGAGTCGCGCTCTTCTTCGGCTTATCTGCGCTGTTCCACTTCTTGGTTATTTCGCCAATGTTCATCAAGCGCTACGCGGCTGGCCTTGTTGAAAAGCGCAACTACTTCCGCTGGGTTGAGTACTCACTGAGTTCTTCCATCATGATTGTGTTGATTGCTCAAATTGTTGGAATCACTGATGCTGCAGCGTTGATTGCAATCTTTGGTGTGAACGCATCAATGATTTTGTTCGGCTGGCTGCAGGAAAAATATGAAACTCCTGGCAGTGGTGGATGGATGCCGTTCATCTTTGGTTGCATCGCTGGATCAGTGCCATGGATCGTTATCGCTTTTTACACAATTGCACCGGGCTCAACGAGCGCAAATGAAATTCCTGGGTTCGTTATTGGCATCATCATTTCGTTGTTCCTGCTGTTCAACGTCTTCGCAATCGTTCAGTTCCTGCAATACAAGCCGGTGGGTAAGTGGTCGAACTATCTCAAGGGCGAGAAGGCGTACATCGTGTTGAGCTTGGTTGCAAAATCTGCTCTTGCTTGGCAGATTTTTGCCGGAACGCTCGTGCCGGCATAA
- a CDS encoding DUF3800 domain-containing protein, translating to MRLLYCDDSGNPNLTLYAFVEVEAKHWSGALNSWLSARKVLRDEYSIPVRRELHAVDFLSGRGNPSTDPLWNRNRSHRLQVGEFLLQTLTMMPIEFSCFYSTGNRRAWTYASAIASINHRLHRANEQAIIMIDGDGTEPAYLDAHRALDSYDRHIVEDPWPQGSHASQWIMIADLVAYLSFHALTNTNQHLRSLYGKYLLPKDVYAGPHRVN from the coding sequence ATGCGCCTGCTCTATTGCGACGATTCTGGGAACCCCAACCTGACTCTGTACGCATTTGTGGAGGTTGAGGCCAAACACTGGAGCGGCGCCCTAAATTCGTGGCTTTCCGCACGAAAGGTCCTCAGGGATGAATATTCAATTCCAGTCCGCAGAGAACTCCACGCGGTCGATTTCCTTTCCGGCCGAGGCAATCCCTCGACTGACCCGCTGTGGAATCGCAATCGTTCACACAGGCTCCAAGTAGGAGAATTCCTGCTTCAGACGCTCACCATGATGCCGATCGAGTTCTCTTGCTTTTACTCCACGGGGAATCGCCGCGCTTGGACATACGCTTCGGCAATCGCTTCGATAAATCACCGACTTCATCGGGCCAACGAACAAGCCATCATCATGATCGACGGCGACGGCACAGAGCCTGCCTACCTTGATGCCCATCGCGCCCTCGATTCCTACGACCGACACATCGTTGAGGACCCGTGGCCCCAAGGCTCACATGCCAGTCAATGGATCATGATTGCGGACCTTGTCGCGTACTTAAGTTTTCACGCCTTAACCAATACGAATCAGCATTTGCGATCTTTGTATGGCAAATATCTACTGCCGAAAGATGTCTATGCAGGGCCACATCGCGTGAATTGA